The sequence CATCACCAAATGATTGACCAACCCTTTCGAATTCAAAGGAATTCCAGTGTCAGTAAGAGTTTGCTTAACTTGAGTATTTTAAGAAACTTGAGGAACTGTATTTGTCCTCTTGTGTAAGGTACTAAAGCTAAAGACCAAAGCTGCCACACCTGGAGAAGTGAGTGTGTAACCAATGTTTATGCAGCCACAAAGATCTGCAAAGACATTGGAAAAATATTCAGATCATATCTATAAAAACTGCCTCTTGTAGGCTTCCTTGAAATATTGCATATACTGATAATACACTTTAAGTGGTTCAAAATCCTGTGAAGTATAATCTGGCTATTCACTTTCCCTGCTCAGCTTCTCCAATTTTAGCATCCATCAAATAAATCCTAGCCTCCCTCTGAATGTAATAATTGCAGCATTAATTCTttactaacacacactcatagttTCTGAGCTCTTTAGTGTAGATCTCTAATAGCATTAATACATCTACGTCATTAATCTGGTGCCAGAAAAGGAACAGCGACTCAGAAAACCTCCTTTAGAGGCAGGATTTAAAAGGACCATTCCCCCAAATAATTAGAACACTAATTTCTAATGGCAGGATgcctttatttataaagcataATCCCTACTTCCTCTTGCCTAAGCATGTAAAATGAGGTGAAAGTGGCTATGTTATAGTATTAAGCAGCCACCTATGTTTGTTCAGTGTGGTGTCTGTCAGTAATGAGCTTGGCCTTTTACCCCTGGATTAACAACCTTGTATAGGAGACAGGTGAGGTCTGAGTGCCAACTTAACCACCAGCTGTTGAGAAGTGATCCATCCATTTTTATTCCTTATGGTATTCTTTTCATAGTTGTTagacagagaagaaaatctGATCATCAGAGGAACATGAACCTGCTTGCTACAGTCTTTGTGAGTCCGAGTTACAAAGGTCATGACATTAAAGTCCAATATAACTCCATCTTATTAAGTCTGGCAGTCGGCCATGGCCTGATAACAACATCGCTGtctgaggaagagaaggaacTAGCAGAGCAGTGGGAGGTCAAGTCTGAGTGTGATTGTGTCGTGTACTTTATATGTGCTTGAGTTGTACATTCTTTCCTGTTTGACCTTGCTGCAGCTCTATTAtcttgttgggttttttttttatcaatttactgTAATTATGGTTTTATATAGCTAACACTTTCTAATCGTAtctaatattttgtttgttagaTTTCCACGtggtaaattaaatatataactTAGCTGGATTTGATTTAGAAGCAGTGGTTAAAGATGTATTCAGATCCTCttcttaagtaaaagtactaatgcaagaatgtaaaaatactccattcaCAACCTTAAtcaaaggtcccatattatgttcattttcacgttcatacttttttttaacgtttacatggtttaatgttcaaaaaacacatcattttcctcctccagacatggctgctgcagctgttttcagactcTTTCTGCACGCTATGTTTAGAAGAGCAGAACAGTTTGTGTGCTTTGTCTTGCCGTTGTTCATCTCtgtgttaccaggagctggcGTTACTGAGGAAAGCACAATgacggacagcgaggtggattcgAGGTTTCAGTCAGTATAGAAGTATTAAAAAGCACAGATGCCTGCTGTAGCAGACTGAGGTGGGGCTAGTTTTTACTCCCTTATTAACCATTTGCAAGACTTTAAGTCATGTGTGAGATGATTGATGGAAgatgaaagaaggaaaaaaattacattcatttgtgttttctttcctctgatCTTTGCATTTTCATGAAAAATTGGATAATTTGGCCTCAAATTATTTAATGAAACCATTTGAGAGTTTTAGATGGGAAATGTCTCTTTAATGGAACTCAGACACGTCTGAAGTGTGACAAGGATTGGACTTTTTATGAAGGGGCCACAAGACAAAAGGTATCTTACACtattttgaaatgcttttaaTATAGAATCATAATCTAAGAAGTAACTAGTAACAATAGCTGTCAGGTAGTAGTGGAGCAGACACTACAATATTTGGCTCTGAAATACAGCGGAGCAGAAGTATGTAGTAAcataaagtacaagtacctcaaaattgtacttaaataGTTATTTGCCAGCTCTGTTGACAGGCTTGgtactttttcatgttttaggtttaaagtaatttttttagTTCTACATCTTCAAACATGTAAAGCACCTGCCTATAATACATTTCAAGTCATCAAGagagtttattttgtttaagaTTCATTTACATGTAATGAATATATTGTGCATGTAAGTCAGTACAGTGCTACATGCCGTGAATATCTAAGACCAACAGCTTAACAACCAGCGGTTGGAGCGCGTGCTCTCTTCCAGGATTCCCAGCGGGGGTGATGTTCACTTCCTGAACTGAGGGATGGGGGAGGGGATCTTGATGTCTTGCCCCTTCTCCAGCCTCTTCTCACATTCAATTAGGTAGTTTACACCATCAATCACTAATTGCACCAGCTCGACCTGTGGAGACATGGTAACTTGTGTCAAAAATCACATGATCGATATGTACAACCTGAATAACAAACCAAACCACTATCGGAGTGCAAATAAGTGAAACTAACTGGTTTGGTTAAAATGAACTGAGTATATTTTCAAATTCAGcttttgaaattttgaaatttTACTTATAATTTTCTTTACTACATTGTCATCACAAACTACTGCACCTTCTGTCAACTGTTATTCCCCCAGTAGTTTTGGCAAGTTCAACTAAGACAAGGGAATTTTGTTCCCACAGTTTGGCCTTTCAGGCAGGGCTCTCTATGCTTTGGTGTGGTTGTCAGACTCTAACCACAACCATAACACAGACAATAACCATCACCATATGAGCTTTAACAGCCTTTGATTGGCTGCTCCAGCTTGAGTCCTTCATCACAGCCTGTGAGGAAGAGCAACATGGAAGGCTCAGCTCAGGAAACAGAAGTCTTCTAACCTCGATTGGCACATCCCTGCCTGGATTACAGATTACAGAACAGCGGGGGAGCCGTTATTTGCAGGCCACACCTGCTGGGATGTCTGCACTCCTCTGTCTGGCTGTGCCTGCTGctcatttctacttttacttcagttgCTCTCCTCTTCAAGTGTTTACCTCTGACTTGCCCAGACGGTCAAGGTTAGAGATGTCAACAATGTCTCCAGTAGCAGCTGTGTCCACACCTCCTGTGCCTCTTTTCTGTAGCCTCAGGTTATCCAGGATCTTTTTGAAGCGAGGGTCCTAGGTCataaacatcacacacattaaatcattttcagaCTTGATAATTATAATACAGGAGTGAATGTGTGTCCTTGTGGAGGCTGTCATTTACTGccagtgtgtttgctgcagtacCCTGCTGAGCATGGGCAGGCGAATATGCACGCCAGCCCTGAGCCCGGTGCCGAGGTTGGAGGGGCAAGTGAGGATGTAGCCCAGACGCTCATTCCACATGAACTCCCAACCTCTCTCCTGAATTAGCTGCTCCACCTAAAAGTTACAAGAAAAgactatttatatttttacttttttgagcACACATATTAAAGATAAATGCAACAGACTCTGGAGATACATACTTTTTGGCCAACGACAAACATTTTAGCAGATAAATTAGCCCTGTTTCTTAATTTTCAATGGGTTGTTTTTACTATATATTCTCTTTTTATTGCTTATTGTTTCAATACAACTTTTAAGGCAATGATTTTGTGAAGTCTTTAAAACACTTTATGTTGCACTAAGATAAACTGCATGGACTATTTCAATTGGGGAGGAAATGGTGAGCACATGCATACTTGCTTAAGACCTCTGCAGAACCTTTCAAACACTCTCTTCATGTTTCCTCCTTTCTCCATGGATATGATCCTTGTGTGGTCCTCCTCATTGATCCAGATTAAGAAGTTCTTCTCGTTGTTGTGCCTGAGACAATCAGGAGGGTAGAATCAATGGGTTTTGATTGCCGTGTTAATGCATCAGCTGATACAACTGAATAATtggagaataaaaaaatatttcttaattCCACTCAGCAGAGCAAATGTCTGAATTGCCAGGCTAGTTATTGACCATGAATGTGCAGGTGGGGAGGGTGGGAGTCACACTACTTTATCAAAAGTTATGGAGctaaaggaagaagaaaaaaacagaggcagaggagagtaAAATTTGATTAGTGCAGAGCAGCTGTTTGAAAAGCGTGAAAAGAATGAACAAGTTATTCAAACAGGAGATCAAGTAACAGGAGATCAATCTTGGGTCTGGATGAACAATAAGTGCAAGTTTCAGGATACTGACAGCCACATATTAAGCACTAAAGGTATGTATtgtaaaactaatgaaaaagaTATGTTCAATTTTAGCATTCAGTGAGTCTGAATCTGCCTTGTAGCAATGGGGGCACAGTGTTTTCCACAAAATCTGGTTTACATATTCTTACAGAAGAACAGTGTCATTTAATTCTGCTGTATAATCCATTACTTTCCAGTCACATTGGTCCAACTGTAACATGGTGGTGCGTAATGGTGACTGATGTCAGACAGTATTCCCCAATCCCTCCTAAATAGGTGTACCTAACAATTTGGTAAAGATcatcaaataaaacactgctACGTTGTCAAATAGAAGTTATGGAATGACTGTCACAAATCGTATAAGTTATCAGCTAGCAGTAATCTTATTAGTGTTGCTGTTACTGTCTCTGTAAACTAAAAATCTAGTTGTCCCAAGCACAAACCAACTACTAGTGATGGCTGTGAATAAACTCATGACCACTATTCAAAATTCTGTGGCATATTACTTCAAAAACTATGTTTCTTGGCACTCAAGGCAACTGTGACTACATACAACTACAGCTTTTGCAGGTTCTAtaagcaacaaaaacatttttaattcttCTAGACTTTTCCTAGCCTTACCAGATCCCACGAGCATCAGGCCAATCTCTGGCCATCCCAGCTGCCGTGAGCAGAGGTGACACAGGTttatcaaacaggaagtgctccTGATTGGCCAGTACAGGGACAAAGGAATTGGGGGCATTAGATGACAAAGGTCATCAAAAAAGTACAGAAACCAACCATGTCTCTCAGTGTGTATGggaatgtgtgtgactgtgcactAACATCAATGAGCTGTTGCTGCTCCCTGTCAGACATCTCTCCTAGGCTGTAGTAGCGCCCGGACAGGTCTCCTTTCAGGCCAGCCAGAGCTGTAACAACTACACGCTCCACTTCACGGCGCTCAGAACGTGTGCAAGCAGGGGGAAGACTCAGTCCACGGATGCTGCGCCCGGTACGAACACGAGATGACAACACGTAGCGCTCATCAAACATTCCTGAGGTGACCTGAGGAAGAAAGGGTGTAAGGTCATCGTATGTAGGAGTGGATACAGGAAATGATCATGGACAAGACCATTTGATGCAGAGAACAAAGTGAAGAGATATGCAGGTGTAACATACCTTGGAAGCATCCAGGTCAGTGGGGTGCTTCATTATGCGAGGGTCATAGCCATTGTGTCTATCCTTGATCACAGGGTCAAAGATCTCAGCAAATACCTGATGGGAAAAATCACACACTcagttttctccattttagGACTTAAGACAAAACAACTTACAGCAAGTGTTAACTCCAACCTCATAGCTCTCCTCATCCCCTGCCACCATGCCCACAGTCTTGATGTATGGGTGTCCAGGGTTGTCCACCCCAGTCTGGATGCTTTGGTCCAGGGTCCAGTCGTTGGGGGTTTTCTTGTCCCTCAGGCGCCCATAAATGGCAGGAGTCAGGGCTATTGCCATGCAGTTGTTGTGCTTCCTCAGGTCAGGGAAATCAGCACTGCAGAAAGAACAAACTAACTTAATACTATAACTACTAGTGGAGCTGTTTTCATAGTCCAATATGCCACCCCTCcaagacaaatatttttttaaagacttcTTGTAGTTTGCTTTTGTGGTGCTTCAGTAGCAGAAATGTTTGCAGTTTTCTAACtacatatacaaatatatatagtaccttCTTATTTTGTCCATTCATTGTTCAGTCTTTAAGATGTGCTAATATGAGTTGCTATAATTCATGAGGGAGACATTGCCAAAAAAAATTTACTGTGTGCAGATCTATCTATGGTGACAGAAACAGTTTAGTCGAAACTCGGCAGggagaaacacacaaatttACTTCAGTTCACTTTGGATCAGAGAGTTTTTCTTTGCTTGTATATCTTTATGCATTGTGTCTCAATAACCTCAAACATTATCgtaaaaaatcttttaattttttgcACATACTGCTGGTTTGGAAGTCTGAGACTGACGTACTGAAATGtctaacatttttcattttgccatTATAACTAGTTAATCAGCTGCTTTAATATGTTCTTTGATGGAAATAGGAAATGTTAGACATCTTGGCTGTACATTGATGATAATTATTGAGACGCcttacaaatacacacaaacacactcacacacacacgtacctgGGTGGATAGAGCCTCTTCTTGTCAGCGGCAGCAGTGCTGTCGCTGAGGAGGTATCCAGATGCCAGCGTGCCAGCTCCAATGCTGGCCAGCATCACTGCTGTGTTACGGCCAGACATCACACGGGTGAAAGAATTCGCCATGGTTACGTGGTCTTTGTTGTTACCTGGTGAAAGGTCAGACGGCAATGGTGACTTTCCATCAacttaaaatgtacattatttatttacccAAAGATTGCAATTTCCACTGGAGCAGCCAGTGTAAGATGTTGAATTACTCCTTTAAAACTGACTACATCTTGTGTGAACGTACTGTAACTGAGTTTCCCACTGGACACCAAAGTTTAAATATCCACACAAATTGTGGTTATAGTCGGTTAAAGTCTTATTTGGCTCATAACTGTAActgtatgtgttcatgtttatttGCACCACTTTGTATCATACTGAGCAGCTGGTTTCAACAAGCCTGAACTTTACAACATCTTGTCTGAATGTCACAGATGGCTTTCAGATAATCGGGAATCAGATTGTTAAACCAGACTGCgcacagaggagagcaggaagacAAAAAGCTGTATTTGTTGTACAAGTTTATGATAATACTGTGTATATTCAAATATCTATACAGTGGTGAGAATGTACAACATGGTGTAAGTTtatgaacatgaaaacagagggaTTAAAGTAAACAAAGCCTTaacaatgcattttttattttatttagattaattCTTATCTAATTTAATGGTTATGGTTTCTGTGTTTAGATGACTATTGACAGTGCTGCAGGACTTGAAATATATGGTTacgttgtgtgtttgttgctctgAGACACAGGAAGGATACAAATGCAAGCTGGTAATACCTTTCCGGAGCTCCGAGCCAaagaatttcacacaaatgtactCGTACAACCGTTAGTGACAATAAACATCGTGGATCTTGAATATTCCCAATGTGTGTAATACAGTTCAtaagttcaattcaattcaattcttCACTTACATTCAGATGTATTAACATCTTCAGTACTACACACGTAGACTCAACTGCTATTACATTAAGCTATGAAATGCTTAAGGAACAAATAGTCCTGCAATCTATGTGATGGGATTATTCTAGAAGCAGACAGAagccctctgattggtcaccTTGTTTGAGTCATTAGCTCAGGTGATCAGATGATTTGTGATTGGTTGCTGAAAGAGATAATGCCATATTGATATAATAGGTCATTGCCCTTCCTAACGCCTGTCAGCCTGATAATGTCAATCAAATATCAGAACTGACAATCACAtcaagcaaagaaaaatattacAGCATTATAAACTGCAGCATAAATTAATATTACATCACTCCTATGAGATGCTGCAGTATCTTTGCACATAGCTCATTATACAaattctctgtctgtctcaagTTATGGGTCAAAGTCACCTGTTTTCcttctcacagacacacacacacatacagtattgaAAGTAACAGTCAGTTACAGTAATCTGTGCCAGTTTACATTTGGCATCAGCCCTGGCCATAAAATGCTGAGAAACGAATAGTGACATCTTATGCTGGTCAGCTGAGCTCACCTTCTTTCAGAAGAAAGACCCTAATTTGATCAAAAGCACAAGCAAGTACTGTTTAAAAGTCAGCCTAAACAACAGGTGAAACAGCTACAGTACTTCTCCAGGGAAAGCATTCGAGGATACTAGGGCAGGAAACACAGATAGAGAAGACCTGCAAGAACAAATACtgagaggtgaggagggagagtcCACCACTCACCTGCCTGAAGAGAATAGAGGTGGCAAAGggcctgtgtgtttcctgcagctCAGTCCAGTGAGGCTCAAACCTGCAGAGTGAGAGCAGACTCAAGAACAGAGATGGGatctgagagggagagagagagagagagagagagagattgggaCACTGTAGGATTAGCCTCTCACTGGACGACAGACAGAAAATCCTCTTTCTACTGTCAGTCAGCATGTCTGCCTGCCTCTTCATACATGCACTCACGCGCATgcattctctctgtctcacacacacacacatacagatacataCATACTCAGTACAGGCATTTTCTTTCATGTACTCGTCTTCACAGTACATACCCCTTTAATAATATAACTGGAGTGTCTTAGCTGCGATACCACTTGCGATACCTGTGATAAAACAGATTAGATAGAGTAAACATTACCTACCATGCTGATCTAGGGCATTCTGATTAAGTTAGTAGGTGAAGAAGTTTTACGTGTTTGGGTGCTTTGTGACACTTCAGCTGGAGGCTCAACCATAATGTTCTGTTTGGGATCTTCTGAAACATCTTAAATGCTCTTATTGTTTTTACCAAATGACTCACCTTCATGACTTGGcctaattttattttatccaaTAATCATGATTTTGAACTGGTGTTTCAGTTCAAAATGACACACGtagtttgaacctggggtctttctgtgtggagtttgcatgttctcctaaTGTTTGCGTGGGCTTCCTCCACCAGTCCgaacacatgcaggttaggttaattggtaactctaaattgcccagtaggtgtgagtgtgagtgtgtcaatggttgtctgtctctatgttgtcgtccctgtgattgactggtgctTCTCTCTGGAAAAGGCTAATATTTCACACCTACAGTGTTGTGGTAAACTCAAACTGACTGTCATCCATCTGTCCCACAGAACAGGACTTGAGTTGGTTGATCTGCTATAAAATTCCTACTGAGAGGCAAACACTACAACCTACAACTGTCACCTCCCAGTCAGTTTATCAGAACCACTTGACAGCAGATCCATCACTAACAACTTGGCATATCGCCTCAAACATTTTGCAACTTCATCACTTTGCAAACACTTGCTCAACTTGTCTGGGATTCACACCATACCATTTTATCTTTCACTCCCTCTGTCCTTGTCTAgtctctctccatttccatTATTTCCTGCAAAAAGCTCAAATAGCAATGACAGCTGTTATTCCACCTGTAGATATGAAGTGTTTCCTCTGCATATTTCAAACTCACTTTGATATCATAGGTGGAAAATTAAATACCTTGATTAAAGCATGGATTACATAATGAATCTATATTTATGAATTGACTGCCCAACATCCATAACCAAATCAGCAGTTAGACATTAAAGAGGATGAAATTAAGCATTGTCTACTGTTTTGCATGTTATCATTTAACGGATATACTGCaatagtttaaaaaagaaaaaagataatgGCTGAAATAACAGTTGTTGAGGACCTGGAGACTCAAAGCCTCAAAGCTTTAAGACGTTTTTATGTTCTTACAGTGCTACCTGTCCTCTGTCATCTTATCTGCTTGTCATACCTTTGTGTGTAGCCTGTATAGTATAGTACTCTCAACAACAGCAATCATGCAACCTGAGGAATAGCCTTCATATGAGTTGAAATGGAAGCTTTTATTCCAGTTGCAGTTAATAGGCGGCTTCTACAGAAAGTCTACTTCATAAAGCGGAAGCAACTTAATATCGCTGAAATTACAAAAGGAGATGCACAAACACTTAAGGCATGTTGAATTTATTTCCCCTGCACCTACAagtgaaaaatgcaaacaaatacacaaaaataattttacagTACAAACATAGCTTCCTGTATTCCCAAACCTGCATGTGAAACAGACACTCAGAAAACGCAGCGCAAAGGACAAGTTTTTACAAATGCAAAGCCTGAAAACATTTCCTCTAATCTAGAACAAGGTTATTGTTTTATGAGGAAAGttctctgttttcactgaggCCTGCATAACTTCCAACACTGCTACTGCATAACAACAGGCTGTTTTGCAGATGACATAACCTTAAGATTATGCTTGATTTTGTGAGATACACTAAGAGACAAACGTGCCAGATTCGATGCACGAAATATTATTTCTATGCCTTTTAGCAGAGCCTCCCCACAGCTACAGAGACAATATTAATAtagggaagcagagagagaacataCAGGGAGCGTCCAGTCAGACATGCACAACATGCAGCTGTTGTGTCCATGCAGGACAACTATGTTCATCATATcagcaacacagaaaacaaattcaGATTATTCAAATGCTACATTTTTTCaaccatgttttgttttttttaaaatgaagtttAAACAGATTTCTTGCAATACAAGAGCCTGGGATGCAAAACTAGAATTCAACATAAAagcaagagagacaaaaaattaaaaaaaacaataaaatctaTATTCACAGCATAACAATTCTTCTTTCTTCATCAATCATATGATATGTATGGAGATActatatacaaaaataacataaatacaGTATCTGATGAAATAAATAGCATGGTAAATAACGATCATACTGTCACTCAAGCAAAGCTACATCTCAGTGAGTGCAAAAACTGTCCCAGCCTACATCCAAGAGTTACACACTGGGACCTGACTACACACGTCAGTATCTCACAATTAgtaaaagccaaaaaaaatgtaactgcaCATAAACGCTGCAAAAGCTTTGGGTCAGAAGAGGTTCTAACAATTTTTTAACACTAGAGGGAGATATTTGCTGACAAGCAGATGCTGCAATGACTTTACTGTCTTCACACTAACATGCTACTGTTTAGTCTACATGACCTGTTTTCTGAAAAAATAAGTGAAACTACAGTCAGATTTTTAAAGGAAATCGTAAGATTCCCAAGCAGGAATTATACAAAACTTAAAGCAAGTAAATTGGCAGTTGTGGGGAAATTGACCTACACTCGTGGAAGGCACTGATAAAGTGTTTAATTCTGTATCATTCATGTGgacatttttttaagaaaagagCTCTTTAATGTCGCGGGGAGTCTTTAGGCAAAGACAAATACGGAATGACTTGTTTCATCAATGGAAAAATAAGCCACTTCAtcaaattgtttttcattttaaatgatcttTATGTGTTTCATTTGAGTGTTTTTCTACATTATATTTGAAGGCTTAAAGGCATTTTGCCATTCCCAGCCCACTGAGGATGCATAGTGGCTTAGAGAGTCACCCTGGTAAGAGTGAAGCATGCTAAGCTGAGGGTCAGGGGTCAGGTTAAAGGACATTTAGACAGTTACATCCCAAGCCAAAATCATGCAAGTTTTATGCAGTGACTATCGTGACAGAAAGCGTTTTTGGGGCTCTTGCTCCAGGGCATGGCACGGAAATGCACAGGCAACAGAACACAGacaacagcacagagacacgAGCTCAGACATCTCTCTGTCACACTATCTGTATATGCTACATCTCTGTTATGTCCACCACATTTCATCCATTCACGCCATGCTCTCAGCCTTTCCTGCATTCACAGGCCGTCTGAGGAAGAGTGATGTCATGTGCACCACACTATCGACTGAGGAATTGTGAGCACAAACATAGAGACCTGTCATTTCCTCAAAAAACTCATGCAATGCAACCAAAACCTTTTCCTCCCGTTCTCAGTCCAACACCATAGAAATCCTCATGCCCTCTCAGTCTCATGCTTGTTCAACTGAAATCTCTCACTTCAGTCTTTCTATCTCTCTTGTTTCCATTTCCATGTCGCTCTCAAAACTTCCCTATTTCCTCTTGATTGATGAGATTAAGTGGGCATGTTGCCCTCGGGGGTCAGGGTTTGGCAGGCTCCCACTGGCCACAAACACCTGTAACTCAGGCAGGAAGCCTGGGCTCGATCTTGAGCGAGAGATCATAGAGCGTATCTTCATCCATGATGAGAGTCTTATCCAGAAGGTACTGGGTCACCTGGACA comes from Pempheris klunzingeri isolate RE-2024b chromosome 7, fPemKlu1.hap1, whole genome shotgun sequence and encodes:
- the LOC139203408 gene encoding creatine kinase S-type, mitochondrial-like — translated: MANSFTRVMSGRNTAVMLASIGAGTLASGYLLSDSTAAADKKRLYPPSADFPDLRKHNNCMAIALTPAIYGRLRDKKTPNDWTLDQSIQTGVDNPGHPYIKTVGMVAGDEESYEVFAEIFDPVIKDRHNGYDPRIMKHPTDLDASKVTSGMFDERYVLSSRVRTGRSIRGLSLPPACTRSERREVERVVVTALAGLKGDLSGRYYSLGEMSDREQQQLIDEHFLFDKPVSPLLTAAGMARDWPDARGIWHNNEKNFLIWINEEDHTRIISMEKGGNMKRVFERFCRGLKQVEQLIQERGWEFMWNERLGYILTCPSNLGTGLRAGVHIRLPMLSRDPRFKKILDNLRLQKRGTGGVDTAATGDIVDISNLDRLGKSEVELVQLVIDGVNYLIECEKRLEKGQDIKIPSPIPQFRK